A genome region from Merismopedia glauca CCAP 1448/3 includes the following:
- a CDS encoding vanadium-dependent haloperoxidase: MSINNINDLALELVAKDFSDGHASKANNGGPTKTSRALAIIHLAAHDAYAIVTKQFAPKLESIPNPPATLDNMPTTGSAALLGAGFRAATLLYPDFEEFIATEAAKISDPSNLAYKYGELVAEAWVAARTNDGSQAPQLDSLYNQAPGRHRPDPLDPQQQTLGRNWGLVTPFVISSVISDAFLGKQPELNSAEYATAFNEVMKDGKNDIINREPPKGVIGIFWGYDGANKLGTPPRLYNQVVRAIAEFKALPHERQIRVLTAINVAMADAGIAAWYWKYQYDFWRPVLGIREADAGWGPTGNGDGNGGTTVDPFWLPLGAPNSNPINKPASNGTPPFPAYPSGHATFGAACFMTAAALLGKSLDDISVDFVSDEFNGVTTDNTGVVRPKYKASFTLRKAIEDNNISRIYLGVHWIFDATGGETVGTAIANKVCVAFQ, translated from the coding sequence ATGAGTATCAACAATATCAACGATTTAGCTCTTGAACTAGTTGCCAAAGATTTTAGTGATGGTCATGCTTCTAAAGCTAACAATGGTGGTCCAACTAAAACTTCTCGCGCTTTAGCTATTATTCACCTGGCTGCCCATGATGCTTATGCCATAGTAACCAAACAGTTTGCTCCCAAGCTGGAAAGCATACCTAACCCTCCTGCAACTCTAGACAATATGCCAACTACAGGCTCTGCTGCTTTGCTAGGTGCTGGTTTCCGTGCAGCTACACTACTTTATCCCGATTTTGAGGAATTTATCGCTACAGAAGCAGCAAAGATTTCCGATCCTAGTAACTTAGCCTATAAATATGGAGAACTAGTGGCTGAGGCTTGGGTCGCAGCCAGAACGAACGATGGATCTCAAGCACCACAACTTGACAGTCTTTACAATCAGGCACCCGGAAGGCATCGCCCCGACCCCCTCGATCCTCAACAACAGACCCTCGGGCGTAATTGGGGACTCGTGACTCCGTTTGTAATTTCTAGCGTCATTTCAGATGCTTTTCTGGGCAAGCAACCAGAGTTAAATTCTGCTGAATATGCCACAGCTTTTAATGAAGTAATGAAGGATGGCAAGAATGACATCATCAATCGAGAACCTCCTAAAGGCGTAATTGGTATTTTCTGGGGTTATGATGGGGCAAACAAACTGGGAACTCCGCCACGTCTCTACAACCAAGTTGTACGCGCGATCGCAGAGTTTAAAGCTTTGCCCCACGAGCGCCAAATCAGAGTCCTGACGGCAATTAATGTGGCGATGGCAGATGCGGGAATTGCAGCTTGGTATTGGAAATATCAATACGACTTTTGGCGGCCAGTCTTAGGAATTCGCGAAGCTGACGCTGGTTGGGGGCCGACGGGTAACGGTGATGGGAATGGTGGTACGACAGTAGATCCTTTTTGGCTGCCTTTGGGTGCGCCTAATAGCAATCCTATTAATAAGCCTGCCAGCAATGGCACTCCTCCTTTCCCAGCCTATCCTTCCGGTCATGCCACCTTCGGTGCGGCTTGCTTTATGACTGCGGCTGCTTTGCTTGGGAAGAGTTTAGATGACATTAGTGTGGATTTTGTTTCGGATGAATTCAATGGTGTAACTACTGACAATACTGGTGTTGTCCGTCCCAAATACAAAGCAAGTTTTACGCTTCGTAAAGCAATTGAAGACAACAATATTAGTCGTATTTACCTGGGCGTGCATTGGATATTTGATGCTACTGGTGGTGAGACAGTCGGTACAGCTATTGCCAATAAAGTTTGTGTCGCTTTCCAATAA
- a CDS encoding metallophosphoesterase family protein — translation MNLNFRFAIASDLHIALPETIWDHPSRFHLVEVSIPALEVVLEDLENSQLDFLLIPGDLTQHGEPSNHIWLANRLSKLPFPVYVIPGNHDVPSLLPNEQSIGFTDFPSYYQSFGYQNNTELYYTYQLLPGVQLISLNSNIFDGKGQQLGRIDEAQLTWLESVLASIDADLIIVMVHHNLLEHLPGQSHHSLGKRYMLENAPEVLKLLHQAGVKLVFTGHLHVQDVAYQNGLYDITTGSLVSYPHPYRILEVQTDSQGVTWLEMISKRVETLPEFPTLSQMSRDWIGDRSLPFTLKLLTETAVPLSDKKAYQIALELKYFWADVAGGDADFDFPNLPTKVREYFEKFGAIAPDGKLAFIDNHSTFLLEQKCV, via the coding sequence ATGAATTTAAACTTCCGGTTTGCGATCGCCAGCGATTTACATATCGCTCTTCCCGAAACTATCTGGGATCATCCTAGCAGGTTTCACTTAGTAGAAGTCAGTATTCCAGCTTTAGAAGTAGTTCTAGAAGATCTAGAAAATTCCCAACTTGATTTTTTGCTAATTCCAGGAGATTTAACCCAACATGGTGAACCAAGCAATCACATTTGGTTAGCTAACCGCCTATCAAAACTGCCTTTTCCGGTTTATGTAATTCCTGGAAATCATGATGTTCCTAGTTTATTACCTAACGAACAATCAATTGGGTTTACAGATTTCCCTAGTTATTATCAAAGTTTTGGCTATCAGAATAATACCGAATTATATTACACCTATCAACTCTTGCCAGGAGTGCAATTAATTAGTTTGAACTCTAATATTTTTGATGGAAAAGGTCAACAGTTAGGTCGAATAGATGAAGCACAATTAACCTGGTTAGAGTCAGTTTTAGCAAGTATAGATGCAGATCTAATAATTGTGATGGTACATCATAATTTACTAGAACATTTACCTGGGCAATCTCATCATTCTTTGGGTAAACGTTATATGCTAGAAAATGCCCCAGAGGTACTCAAATTACTGCATCAAGCTGGTGTTAAGCTAGTATTTACAGGACACCTGCACGTTCAAGATGTAGCGTATCAAAACGGTTTATACGACATTACCACAGGTTCTCTAGTTAGTTATCCCCATCCCTACCGGATTTTAGAAGTGCAGACAGATAGTCAAGGAGTAACTTGGTTAGAAATGATTTCCAAGCGAGTAGAAACTTTGCCAGAATTCCCTACATTATCACAAATGTCTCGCGACTGGATTGGCGATCGCTCTTTGCCTTTTACCCTCAAATTATTAACAGAAACTGCTGTCCCCTTATCAGATAAAAAGGCTTATCAAATAGCTTTAGAGTTAAAATACTTTTGGGCAGATGTAGCTGGAGGAGATGCAGATTTTGACTTTCCCAACCTACCAACAAAAGTGAGAGAATACTTTGAAAAATTTGGGGCGATCGCCCCTGATGGTAAGTTAGCTTTTATTGATAATCATTCTACCTTCCTATTAGAGCAAAAATGTGTATAA
- a CDS encoding aspartyl protease, which translates to MIEGRFGDKGQIYFDVDLIDENGLALPVEVILDTGFTEFVAMNKQDIECLDWVFLRQNKLKTAQGEATFDIYLGRVVIDRQMFEIPVFAGEEIQEILLGSQWLKTFTLLANYRESRVTLE; encoded by the coding sequence ATGATTGAAGGGAGATTTGGAGATAAGGGACAAATATACTTTGACGTAGATTTAATTGATGAAAATGGGTTAGCTCTCCCTGTAGAAGTAATACTAGATACTGGCTTTACCGAGTTTGTAGCCATGAATAAGCAAGATATAGAGTGTCTTGATTGGGTCTTTTTGCGCCAAAACAAACTAAAGACAGCACAGGGAGAAGCTACTTTTGATATTTATTTAGGTAGAGTAGTAATTGATAGACAGATGTTTGAAATTCCGGTTTTTGCTGGTGAGGAAATTCAAGAGATTTTGTTAGGTTCCCAGTGGTTGAAGACATTTACATTACTAGCAAATTATCGAGAGAGTCGGGTTACATTAGAGTAA
- a CDS encoding DUF29 domain-containing protein, giving the protein MSNTLYDCDLQLWIEQTIQQLKNHEFESLDLEHLIEELVDLGKSEKNALKGNVMILLAHLLKLKVQHDVPDSMKGSWYSSVLEHRQRVLNNLADTPSLKSYLVEAVEKAYPEGRKLAIKEGKLAKFGVRVPEESEYPIMCPFSLEQILDEDFYGF; this is encoded by the coding sequence ATGTCTAACACGCTATACGATTGCGATTTACAACTTTGGATTGAGCAAACAATTCAGCAGTTAAAGAATCATGAATTTGAGTCGCTGGATCTTGAGCATTTGATTGAGGAGTTGGTTGACTTGGGTAAATCTGAAAAGAATGCCCTCAAAGGAAATGTCATGATTTTGTTAGCCCATTTACTCAAGTTAAAAGTACAACATGATGTTCCTGATAGTATGAAAGGAAGTTGGTATAGTTCGGTTCTGGAGCATCGGCAGCGCGTTCTCAATAATCTGGCAGATACGCCTTCGCTCAAAAGCTATCTGGTAGAAGCAGTGGAAAAAGCCTATCCAGAGGGTCGGAAATTGGCAATTAAGGAAGGTAAGTTGGCAAAGTTTGGGGTTCGGGTGCCAGAAGAGAGTGAGTATCCCATCATGTGTCCTTTTTCACTCGAACAGATTTTGGATGAAGATTTTTACGGGTTCTAG
- a CDS encoding PEP-CTERM sorting domain-containing protein (PEP-CTERM proteins occur, often in large numbers, in the proteomes of bacteria that also encode an exosortase, a predicted intramembrane cysteine proteinase. The presence of a PEP-CTERM domain at a protein's C-terminus predicts cleavage within the sorting domain, followed by covalent anchoring to some some component of the (usually Gram-negative) cell surface. Many PEP-CTERM proteins exhibit an unusual sequence composition that includes large numbers of potential glycosylation sites. Expression of one such protein has been shown restore the ability of a bacterium to form floc, a type of biofilm.) → MTLTNAIAKPFFATLFLTLGLSSNAQAAIFTFTRSADFFDTLDTAPRLTETFEGVPSDTIISPGTTLNGITYQSFNGTLAGRIDGNFNRFGNGSLAAERDGDLATIDFFNAGESFSISFAQPVYAVGIFFNASPTFNNSDFYIETSVGIAITGGDISNYDIDTFFFAGLVSDTPFTTATIGSQSSGSSYNVDNLTYATSAESVPEPATILGSLIVGSIIATKNQRQKRR, encoded by the coding sequence GTGACTTTAACGAACGCGATCGCCAAGCCTTTTTTTGCCACTCTCTTCCTAACTTTAGGATTATCAAGTAATGCTCAAGCTGCCATATTTACCTTCACTAGATCGGCAGATTTTTTTGATACTCTAGATACCGCACCAAGATTGACAGAAACTTTTGAAGGTGTGCCTAGTGATACAATTATTTCTCCTGGAACGACATTAAATGGCATTACTTATCAAAGTTTTAATGGCACTTTAGCGGGACGAATTGATGGCAATTTTAATCGATTTGGAAATGGTAGTTTAGCCGCAGAACGAGATGGCGATTTAGCAACTATTGATTTCTTCAATGCAGGTGAAAGTTTTTCTATATCTTTTGCTCAACCAGTTTATGCTGTAGGTATCTTCTTTAATGCCAGTCCTACTTTTAATAATTCAGATTTTTATATTGAAACTTCTGTAGGCATTGCTATAACTGGTGGCGATATTAGTAACTACGACATTGATACTTTCTTCTTTGCAGGTTTAGTTTCAGATACACCTTTTACCACCGCAACTATCGGTTCTCAAAGTTCTGGTAGCTCTTATAATGTTGATAATTTAACCTATGCTACCAGTGCTGAAAGTGTTCCCGAACCTGCCACAATTTTAGGTAGTTTGATTGTAGGTAGTATTATAGCAACTAAGAATCAGCGACAAAAGCGTAGATGA
- a CDS encoding DUF3616 domain-containing protein, protein MQKINFSIEKELQHYGICDASGAVPIDENRFIVANDEDKKDIFLRVYDSNNSGKWLEKIRINDYFTNNPEGDEVDLEAGTQIGDIFYWITSHGRNKKTKRKEERHQFFANEITKPEKLILKQVGKSYTQLVLKDMLEEDSRFEDYKLKEAETLAPKAEGGLNIEGLTATPTGELLIGFRNPIPQGKALLIPLKNPRDLLQENDDTVKASFGNPIELDLGGLGIRSIEYWKEYQIYLIVAGAYDTSDKFGLYSWSGNDREPPIKIELPNLPSQFKPESVLFYPQKPNHLQLLSDDGSIARVNNTQCKDIKDEDSPEKYFRSLWIKVN, encoded by the coding sequence ATGCAGAAAATTAATTTTAGCATTGAAAAAGAACTACAACACTATGGTATTTGTGACGCTTCAGGGGCAGTTCCTATTGATGAGAATAGATTTATTGTTGCCAACGATGAAGATAAAAAAGATATTTTCTTGAGAGTTTATGATTCAAATAATTCTGGTAAATGGCTAGAGAAAATAAGGATAAATGATTATTTTACTAACAATCCCGAAGGAGATGAAGTCGATCTGGAAGCGGGTACACAGATAGGCGATATCTTTTACTGGATAACTTCTCACGGCAGAAATAAAAAGACAAAACGTAAAGAAGAACGCCATCAATTTTTTGCTAACGAAATCACTAAGCCTGAAAAACTAATTCTTAAACAAGTTGGTAAGTCTTATACACAACTTGTACTGAAGGATATGCTAGAAGAAGATAGTCGGTTTGAAGACTATAAGCTGAAAGAAGCAGAAACGTTAGCTCCTAAAGCAGAAGGTGGCTTAAATATTGAAGGACTAACAGCTACCCCTACAGGAGAACTACTAATAGGTTTTCGCAATCCCATTCCCCAGGGAAAAGCTTTACTTATACCATTAAAAAATCCTCGCGATCTCCTTCAAGAAAATGATGATACCGTTAAAGCTAGTTTCGGCAATCCTATTGAACTCGATCTAGGAGGGTTAGGAATTCGGAGTATTGAATACTGGAAGGAGTACCAAATATATCTAATTGTTGCTGGAGCTTATGACACTAGCGATAAATTCGGTTTATATTCGTGGTCGGGAAACGATCGCGAACCTCCAATAAAAATTGAATTGCCTAATTTACCAAGTCAATTTAAACCCGAATCTGTCTTGTTTTATCCTCAGAAACCCAATCATTTACAACTACTGAGTGACGATGGATCGATCGCTAGGGTTAATAATACACAATGCAAAGATATCAAGGACGAAGATAGTCCCGAAAAATATTTCCGTAGTTTGTGGATTAAAGTGAACTAA
- a CDS encoding alpha/beta hydrolase, with protein MSNKIKFALEALPTLLLGILISTLILGIVTVALLFFQPTQANSIVNFVGILLFSGLISFGLTKLGDASRVLPIFPNGVILLFCAALICAIATHLIPLPINSNSLLLLMAVFYVLFLGIILALIALKLVTYPGDRFRATNYAVIDLVEFIKQIERAVIKELCVQAKVPDEECSKIRNIEDIEDASIAKNRIRLSFISHSLGCEVVTQTIRILSDVFDPNLRNEGEPSPNIGGVFSLGRIVLVAPDIPLESILSSRSNFLKSSLRRFEEAYVFSNEADLALRLASTAANYFSFPSRSRFRGYKLGNITVKHFANQDDSRKYQLDKDRNYGILKSENDPDKQPHKNLEIRASNLEHKTIDELINLKEETAIADFFTYFDCTDYKDIKGDPLDPNPPNLIPKGILSHALRKSALNLWSDYIGVSVAYFLKKSEDPEHIDVHGGYFEGKFSQELIYNLAFLGYKESLNSYFNNSTNPTDAFSQACRSKGIQVLLASKPLPNAPVGESPSQYR; from the coding sequence TTGAGTAATAAAATTAAATTTGCTCTTGAAGCTTTACCAACTTTACTGCTAGGAATACTGATTAGCACTCTAATACTGGGAATTGTTACAGTTGCGCTATTATTTTTTCAGCCAACTCAAGCAAATTCGATCGTCAATTTTGTCGGAATTTTATTGTTTTCAGGATTGATAAGTTTTGGGCTAACTAAACTGGGAGATGCAAGTCGAGTTTTACCCATTTTTCCTAATGGAGTAATTTTACTTTTCTGTGCTGCTTTGATTTGCGCGATCGCAACTCATCTAATTCCTCTCCCCATCAACTCTAACTCCTTGCTGCTGCTGATGGCAGTTTTCTACGTTCTGTTTTTGGGAATAATCTTAGCATTAATTGCCCTCAAATTAGTTACCTATCCAGGCGATCGCTTTAGAGCTACTAACTATGCTGTCATAGATTTAGTAGAATTTATCAAACAAATCGAACGAGCCGTAATTAAAGAACTATGCGTCCAGGCAAAAGTCCCAGATGAAGAATGTTCTAAAATTAGAAATATTGAAGACATTGAAGATGCATCGATCGCTAAAAATAGAATCAGACTTTCGTTTATCAGTCATAGTTTAGGATGTGAAGTAGTCACCCAAACAATTCGCATTCTCTCTGATGTCTTCGATCCAAATTTGCGAAACGAAGGCGAACCTTCTCCTAATATTGGTGGTGTCTTTAGTTTAGGTAGGATAGTATTAGTTGCACCAGACATTCCTTTAGAATCAATTCTATCAAGCAGATCTAACTTTTTGAAATCTTCTCTGCGTCGTTTTGAAGAAGCATATGTATTCAGTAATGAAGCGGATTTAGCCTTACGCCTCGCTTCAACCGCCGCCAATTACTTTAGTTTTCCCTCTCGAAGTCGGTTTCGAGGTTACAAACTTGGTAACATCACCGTTAAACATTTTGCCAATCAAGATGATTCTCGTAAGTACCAACTCGATAAAGACCGGAATTATGGCATCTTAAAATCTGAAAACGATCCCGATAAACAACCTCACAAAAATTTGGAAATTCGCGCTTCAAACCTGGAACATAAAACAATTGATGAATTAATTAATCTCAAAGAAGAAACAGCGATCGCCGATTTCTTTACATATTTTGACTGTACCGATTACAAAGATATTAAAGGCGATCCTTTAGATCCAAATCCACCAAATCTAATTCCTAAAGGAATTCTCAGTCATGCACTCAGAAAATCAGCTTTAAATCTTTGGAGTGATTATATAGGTGTCAGTGTGGCTTACTTCCTGAAAAAGTCCGAAGATCCCGAACATATAGATGTTCATGGTGGTTATTTTGAAGGTAAATTTAGCCAGGAACTAATTTATAATCTGGCTTTTCTTGGCTATAAGGAATCTCTAAATAGCTATTTCAATAATTCAACCAATCCTACTGATGCTTTCTCACAAGCTTGTCGTTCTAAAGGTATTCAAGTCTTACTTGCTTCCAAACCTTTACCCAATGCACCTGTTGGAGAATCTCCATCTCAGTATCGCTAA
- a CDS encoding type II toxin-antitoxin system RelE/ParE family toxin encodes MVWSSGFSRTLKRLIRQKPQLRLTIEQTIQQLAEDPFHPSLRTHKLKGELSDKWACSIDYNNRILFKFVENFDSGTEEILLLTVGSHDEVY; translated from the coding sequence ATGGTCTGGAGTTCGGGATTTAGTCGAACTCTCAAACGTTTAATCCGTCAAAAACCGCAACTGCGTCTAACGATAGAACAAACTATACAGCAGCTTGCTGAAGATCCTTTTCACCCTAGTCTACGCACCCATAAACTAAAAGGCGAACTGTCAGACAAATGGGCTTGTTCTATCGACTACAACAATCGCATTCTGTTCAAATTTGTTGAGAACTTTGATTCAGGTACAGAAGAAATTTTGTTACTAACTGTTGGTTCTCACGATGAAGTTTATTAA
- a CDS encoding tetratricopeptide repeat-containing S1 family peptidase has protein sequence MEFLRIFPPLLVGATILLVQTQPAKAISSAEVAQIAQSITVKLENPDSRERGSGIIIKQDGDTYYVLTAFHVVRKPGKYTLLAPDAREYQINYQTVKKGADVDLAILQFTSSNTYKIAKIGNSDKSTLGSISYVAGFPLPTAAFPVSALRFLEGKITANASRPLDDGYTIVYSNHTLGGMSGGPVFNEQGEVIAVHGRAETVSDQDKENPKPVSTGNNLGIPINTFLRLAMVDVGVTSPAPVIAVAPKADDFYLQANDKYEKGNYQEAIENYTKAIEIDPQYTNAYNNRGIAYGNLGNYQQAISDYARAIALNPQDPDAYYNRGNAYDDLGEYQKAISDYDRAITLNPQDLEAYNNRGIAYRKLGDYQKAISDYNRAIALNPRSPNPYYNRGIAYTNVGEYQKAISDYDLAIALNPKSSNAYYNRGIAYGNLGEYQKAISDYDRAIALNPKSSNTYDNRGSAYGNLGEYQKALADFNQAIALNPKSANAYYNRGLVYRKLGNYQKAIADFTEAAKLYQEQGKTTDYQDALRSIRELQ, from the coding sequence ATGGAATTCTTGCGTATCTTCCCACCGCTTTTGGTAGGTGCTACCATCCTCCTCGTACAAACCCAACCAGCTAAAGCAATCTCTTCTGCCGAAGTTGCTCAAATTGCCCAAAGCATCACCGTTAAGCTGGAAAATCCAGACAGCCGGGAACGAGGATCGGGCATCATTATTAAACAAGATGGCGACACCTACTACGTTCTCACAGCTTTTCATGTAGTGAGAAAACCAGGTAAATACACCCTCCTGGCTCCAGACGCACGAGAATATCAGATTAACTACCAAACCGTCAAAAAAGGAGCGGATGTAGACTTAGCTATCCTGCAATTTACCAGTTCTAATACCTACAAAATTGCCAAAATTGGCAACTCCGATAAATCCACCTTGGGAAGCATCTCTTATGTCGCTGGCTTTCCTTTACCTACAGCAGCTTTCCCCGTCTCGGCGCTGCGCTTTTTAGAAGGGAAAATTACTGCCAACGCCTCTCGCCCACTGGATGATGGTTATACGATAGTTTACAGTAATCATACCTTGGGGGGGATGAGTGGTGGTCCTGTGTTCAACGAACAAGGGGAAGTAATAGCGGTACATGGTAGAGCAGAAACAGTTTCCGATCAAGATAAAGAGAACCCGAAACCAGTTAGCACGGGAAATAACTTAGGGATTCCCATCAATACTTTTTTACGGCTAGCAATGGTAGATGTAGGGGTGACTTCACCAGCGCCAGTAATAGCTGTTGCACCCAAAGCTGATGATTTCTACCTTCAAGCTAACGATAAGTACGAAAAAGGTAACTATCAGGAAGCAATAGAAAACTACACCAAAGCTATTGAAATCGATCCTCAATATACTAATGCCTACAACAACCGAGGAATTGCCTACGGTAATTTAGGTAACTACCAACAGGCGATATCTGATTACGCGCGAGCCATTGCTCTCAATCCCCAAGATCCTGATGCATACTACAATCGGGGAAATGCCTACGACGATTTAGGTGAGTACCAAAAGGCAATTTCTGATTACGATCGAGCTATTACCCTCAATCCCCAAGATCTTGAAGCCTACAACAACCGAGGAATTGCTTACCGTAAGTTAGGTGATTACCAAAAGGCAATATCTGATTATAATCGAGCCATTGCTCTCAATCCCAGATCTCCTAATCCCTACTATAACCGAGGAATTGCCTATACTAATGTAGGTGAATACCAAAAGGCGATATCAGATTACGATCTAGCGATCGCTCTCAATCCCAAATCTTCTAATGCCTACTATAACCGAGGAATTGCCTACGGTAATTTAGGTGAATACCAAAAGGCGATATCGGATTACGATCGAGCCATTGCTCTCAATCCCAAATCTTCTAATACCTACGATAACCGAGGAAGTGCCTACGGTAATTTAGGTGAATATCAAAAGGCTCTAGCCGATTTTAACCAAGCTATTGCTCTCAATCCCAAATCTGCGAATGCGTACTACAACCGAGGACTTGTCTACCGTAAGTTAGGTAACTACCAAAAGGCTATAGCTGATTTTACTGAAGCAGCAAAACTATATCAAGAACAAGGGAAAACAACGGATTACCAAGATGCGCTGAGAAGTATTAGAGAGCTACAGTAG